One Setaria italica strain Yugu1 chromosome II, Setaria_italica_v2.0, whole genome shotgun sequence DNA segment encodes these proteins:
- the LOC101782498 gene encoding purine permease 2-like yields the protein MDLEARNHSPPARSKSTTMRRLLMALNCVLLGVGITGGQLLSRLYYNNGGHRQWLSAWLQTAGWPLLLIPVAGSYASRRARDRGAPVLLCPPRVLLAAAGLGLITGADDFLYAWGLKFLPVSTSAILISTQLVFTVLFAFLLVGQRLTAPTMNAVALLTVGAVVLGLHVSSDRPAGVTRGQYWLGFALTLGAAVLYGVFMPLVELAYRCAAGGGRALTYAVAVELQLVIGFVATAFCTAGMVVNKDFQVVADCRPPHRPLSPAKDDYLCFDNNHRARRR from the exons ATGGACTTGGAAGCCCGCAAccactcgccgccggcgcgcagcAAGTCGACGACGATGCGGCGCCTCCTGATGGCGCTCAACTGCGTGCTGCTCGGCGTGGGCATAACGGGCGGGCAGCTCCTCAGCCGCCTCTACTACAACAACGGTGGCCACCGGCAGTGGCTCTCCGCGTGGCTCCAGACCGCCGGCTGGCCACTGCTGCTGATCCCGGTGGCGGGCTCCTACGccagccgccgcgcgcgcgaccGGGGCGCTCCAGTCCTTCTCTgcccgccgcgcgtcctcctcgccgccgccgggctcggCCTCATCACGGGCGCCGACGACTTCCTCTACGCCTGGGGGCTCAAGTTCCTGCCCGTCTCCACCTCCGCGATCCTCATCTCGACGCAGCTGGTGTTCACGGTGCTCTTCGCGTTCCTCCTCGTGGGGCAGCGGCTGACGGCGCCGACCATGAACGCTGTGGCGCTGCTGACGGTGGGCGCCGTCGTGCTGGGGCTGCACGTCTCCTCCGACCGCCCCGCGGGGGTCACCAGGGGCCAGTACTGGCTGGGCTTCGCGCTCACCCTCGGCGCCGCGGTGCTGTACGGGGTCTTCATGCCGCTGGTCGAGCTCGCGTACAggtgcgccgcgggcggcggccgcgccctgACGTACGCGGTGGCCGTGGAGCTGCAGCTGGTCATCGGGTTCGTCGCCACCGCGTTCTGCACCGCCGGCATGGTCGTCAACAAGGACTTCCAG GTCGTTGCCGACTGTCGCCCGCCCCACCGGCCGTTGTCGCCTGCTAAAGACGACTATCTTTGCTTCGACAACAACCACCGCGCCCGCCGAAGATGA